The segment TGGAAGGCCAACTGATGACTTGGTAGTAGGGGCATAACTTGGAGTAATGACTGCACCGACGCCAGTTCCTACCCCTGTGCCTAAGAGACTACCGGTACTGGCTGTGGAATGGTTGGAGAACGCGCTAAGGTTTGGTGTGGGTTCAATGCTCATGTATGGGTGAGTGTGGGAGAGGGAAGGAGAATTGGTGGGGGCAGTAGAAAATGAGTAAGTAGCCGATTCTTTAGGAGGAAAGGACATTCCCCCACTCGGAATGGTAACACCGATGAATCCAGGAACGCTGTGTGTACTCCATGATGCTTGGGCTGGGGGATAGTATGCTGTCTGCGATGAAGGACCGTTAGATTCATCTGGAGAATTGGCAGATGATGCAACTATTGTTCCAGTAGCTGTAAGAGTACCACCTGAAACGACAAATGGTGTTGCGGTGACAGTGACGGTAACTTGGGATGGGCAAGTGCAAACTCCTGAAGATGGCGCAACACCATTTGAAGCAACAACACCGCCATTACTGGAAGCGAAGTATGATGGGTTCAACATGAGAGAAGCAGTAACAGTACTTGGAGGACCAGTTTCGGTTGTAGTCCAGGTACGTCCACCAGAAGTGAAGGTTTCTGTGGTACGTGCAGCTGAGGAAGGACCATCAATGTCAGGAAATTTGCCAATGATACTTTGAGAAGTAACATCAGCAGATGATTCTGTAATGGTCTTAGTAATGGTACCAGTACGAGTTGTTGTTGAAGTAATTGTAGTTGTGCTTGTAGCCGAAGTTGAGGTTGTGCCAATATTGTCTGATGCTGGAGTACTTGAAGAATTGTTGAAGGAAACACTTAGTGGGGTGCCAACAATAGCAGAGATCACGGTACTTGATACATTGTTATATGGTGGAGTAATTGTAGGAATTTTTGCAGAATTGCCTGGTGGTGTTCCGACAATTGCAGAAGCAACAGGGGTAGATAGACTGGATGTCGAAGAAGCTGAAACAATCGTATAGCTTGGGTAAGTCACAGACTTACTCAATGATTGAACAGTTGAAGTAGTGCTGTTGAGAAATGGGGCATCAGTGGTGCTGACTGTTGGAAGACTTGGAGCAACCGAAACTTGACTTGTGCTGCTTTCTGATAATGTTTGAGCTGCAGATGATTGAAATGGTGTTGGCTTAATCGTCAAGGATTGTGTAGGCAATGATAAAATTGTGGAAGATGGAGCAGCCGACGATTCAGTGGGCAAAGATGCAAAAGTGTATTGTTGATCTGAAGTGGATTCAACAATAGACGATTGAGCAGCAGAGGACTGAAAGGTTGACGCGAGTGGAACGGCGGCAACAGCTGAAGAAGGTGTATCTGGCTCCAAGCTAGATGTCTCCAATACCAATGGGCGAGTGATGTCGGAAGCGGCTGGAGATCTAAGAAACAAATCAgctcccatccatcaaattgTTAATGATTGAATACACACGGGTCAGATGTGATCGTAGCGCCAGAATCAGCTGGAGAAACAAGAGCCGCGCTACATTTCATCAGTTTATTAGTACatggaaattgattgattgacgTACCCTTGATTATCAATAGCAGAAGGAGAAGTGGAAGTCTGTGTAACTGGAGTGATATCAACTGATTGCTGTGGTGTTACAGTAATAGTAGAGACAACAACAGTTGTAGACTCATAACTGCTGCTGTGAATATTGGTATGACCAGGGCTAACAGGAGGGAAATTATCAGAAAGACTTGATGTAGCTACAGAGGCTTCGATAGTAGCAAGAACGGAGGAGTCGCCGAAAGCAGAAGCTAATGTTGATGCGACAACTACATTATTGATGGTGACAAGTGAAGTTCCTGGTAGATCAAGACCTCCATTGGATATGGCTCGAGCCTCATCATGGACTTGATTGACGACTATAATGTATGAACAATCGTTAGAAACTTCTCTGCACATTTGATAATTGGCATTTGAAGATCGGGACGTGACATTTACCTGCATCTCCGCCAGCGGCGGCCTCAACAGCCAGCGCAGAGACTATGAGCGGAATACTTAAAAGAAGTTTCATTCTGATGGATTCTATGGAATCAAAGAGACTTGTTTCTATTTTTTGATGAAATGTACGAAGATTAGTATTTTGGAGGAAGTGGAAGTACTTTTGGGTTCccaagagattgagagaaggagaggaagatgtaAAGACGATAATGAgggtattttgataattggaTGTGGTTCAAAACGAATGTGGTATGTCAAATTGATCAACAACTTGACGATTTTGGTTTATGTTGCGTGTTAATATTTTGGCTGagaaaagattgagaggGGTGGTTGTTATTTAGAAACTGAGGTGATTCTCAATGGCAGAAGGCTGTGACTTTGCTTCGGCCCGAAGGTCGTTGCCGAAATCAATTTTGAGGTGAATTCAGAACCGCAATAATTATTAGCAGGCACAATTAATAAGATATCTCTGTTTCAAGTCGAATAATAGCAAGCACTCACTCTGCACAAGATCCATCTAATAAGTAGGTATGATCTAATAGGAGTTTTATTGTTGATACATACCTACCCAGCGGAAAGCAGATATCTTAATCAGGACGTCGCTGGCTACAGACAAAATTCACTTCCTtctcatcatatcatatctatCCAGTGGATCTTCCGTACATGGTTTTGGTCTTGGCCTTGAACAAAGATCAACTATGAATATCGATCCAAAATGAATTCGAAAAACAACTTTCCTATGTAGGTGCCaatagtctgcctccacggcagtggtCTCCGaagggccagcggagcgttAATCTCATCCTCGAAGAGAACTTCTCTTGATTGTTCTCTTCATCAAGGAAGCAGAACATACTTGCATGGAGGAATTTTCCGCGGATATTGAACTATCATACCCTTTACAAGGTGAATCTAACGACAGGTTCACACATGCTCTTCCCTAAAGGCGGCTAGCAACACCAAGTGTCCAGGCAAAGATCTTAAACTAGGTACCTTTCACCAAGTATCTTGCTTGGATTTCTAGTCGTCCATAGAACACGTCTTATGTATCCTGAGGATGCGGATAAAagcacatatatatatatatatccgTACGAGGAGGCCCAATGCTAGCATGTTAAGCTCTAGAGTAACATCTTACAGTACTAGAACACAAGCATGATTCCGATTCCGACTTGTAGACTGTGGCTGTCGATGAAACTGTCTACAAGAAGTATGCACTCATCCGATCAGACAATATCTCTATCCGTTCCAGCATAAAATACTCGCATTAGATGATGGCAAGGCCGGCTATTATCTGATTGACCAGGTGTCACACGGTCAATGGACCACGGCGACGCACAGTCACGGCGACCAGATAGTCTAgggcaacttcaaacaaTAGATAGGTGCAAACAATCCATATCGAGTTCAAACAGTAAAAGCACAGATAGTCCATGTCAAGATCAATAAGAGAGCAGTTTGCAATTGGTGAGAGCCGATGTGTTACGTATTTCATCGGCAAAATGCAGCCATGGTAAGGTTTAACCGTAGCGCGATTGCCCAAAAAAGCTTAACCAACGCGTCTCAGAGCACTTTGGTACTACACGCGATTTCTCCTCCATCCCCCCCATGCAATAAGCTCAAAACATCCACCATCAAACGCATTCAACCACGAATTAATCCACCATCACTCTGCGCATTCTCAAACTGACTCGAACGAAAACAATTACCAAAACTACAACTCCGCGATTGGagttttcaattgaaaatggcTCCGCGCCGCGGTGCGATCGAATCTCCTGAACCGGAAGAACCCTCTGCCAGCTTAGTATTCAATGAAGCTTTATCATGGCGCGCAGGAAAGCCCATTGCGACCGAAACTCTCTTGAAGAGACTTAAGAAGCTTGCGAGTGAGCTGCGGGATATGGATCAGGAGGAAATAGATAAATCATCATTGACAGTAGTGGCTAAAGAGCTCGCGGCGCAGAATTTATTGAATCATAAGGACAACGGAGTCAGGGCATGGACAGCTTGCTGCTTGGTAGATATATTGAAGCTTTGCGCTCCAGATGCACCATACACTAGTTCGCAGGTTAAGGTATACAATTCTCGGGCTCTCACACTACTGAATTAGGATCTAACTTTATTAGAATATCTTCACCTTTTTCGTTGGTATCATTTTACCGGCCCTTGCCAATCCTAGTCACCCATACAATACCGAACACAAATATGTTTTGTCATCTCTCTCAGAAGTCAAGAGTATTGTTTTGATGACAGATCTTCCTAATGCCGAAGATCTCATGCTCCATCTTTTCAGCACCTTCTTCGATATATGTTCCGGTTCTTTGAAGTCCTCTACAGACGAGCAAATAAGCAAAGATGTCGAATATAATATGTCACAGTGTTTGGTTACTTTGGTCGACGAAGCGCCAGTCGTGGGAGCACCAGTGATCGATATTATTGTTGCGCAATTTCTACGAGCTGCTACACCTGGTGGAGGTAAAGGCAAGCATGGTGCAAAGGCCGACGACAAGCAATCTACACTGTTGTTGAAGGATCTTCCAGAAGCATACAATATGGCAAAGACTATCTGTAATGATTGCTCTGATAAGATGTCTCGTTACGTCAGTCAGTATTTCAACGACGTTATGATGGAAGTTTCTACAAGTGGAGGCAAATCGAACGGGCACCGAAAGGATGATGCGGACtcggatggagatgatgctcCAACAGGACCATCAGATCAGGACTTGAAAGAACTCGAAAAGGCCCACAGACTTCTAAGAGAACTATGGCGCGCATCACCTTCTGTTTTACAGAATGTTATTCCTCAAGTAGAGGCAGAATTGTCGGCAGAGAACATACAATTGCGCTTGTTGGCTACCGAGACTTTGGGAGACATCATTTCTGGTATTGGTGCTGCGGGACCACCGCCTTTACCTAATATGGATCCCGCTGCGTATCCTCCTGTGCGACTTGATGACTACCCAGTAACGCCTATCACAAGTATCCTCGTCAAGCCCAGTTCACCACAATCCTTTTCTCAAACACATCCATCTGTTTGGCATAGCTTCATTGGACGAAAAAATGACAAATCGCCAATCATTCGATCAGCCTGGACTACAGCTATTGGACGAATCTTGGTAACTGAGGCTGGAGGTATCGGATTGAACCGAGAAGACGAAGTTGCATTGGTCAAGTCATTAGCGGAGAAGTTGAATGATCCTGATGAGAAGGTCAGAATTGCTGCTGTGAAAGCTGTTGCAAGCTTCAATTTGGTAGATATCATGGAGAAACTTGTACCTAATGGCCCAGTAGTCAAGTCTGGCTCTGTTCTTAGTAATTTGGCAGATCGAGCGAGAGACCGTAAGCCGGCCGTTCGAGCAGAGGCTATGACGACACTTGGTACGATATGGGGTGTAGCTACTGGTGAGATTGCGGCAGGAAACGAGATTGTGATCGCATCATTGGGTGCTATCCCTTCAAGAATCTTCGAAGGTTTCTTTGCCAATGATTTAGAACTCAACGTTGTTTTGGATCATGTGATGTTCGAACAGCTCTTACCTTTGACTTATCCACCTTCCAAGGCCAAAATCTCGAAGAATGGCGCTTCTCAATCACAACTATCTTCCGATGAACCATTCGATGCAGATAAAATTCGAGCAGAACGTATCCTACTGTTAGTTCGATCTCTCGATCCCAAGCCCAAGAAAGCTTTCTTCGCTATACAGGCCCGAACGAAATCATACTCCGATGTTCTTGCTGCTTATATCAAGAAATGCGAGGATTTTAACGGTGGAGTGACCGAAGGTGATGCCGCAGATGTTAAGCAAAAACTCGGCGCAGTTATTGagtatcttcttcaatttcttccagATCCTTTACGAACTAGCCAAGATTTACACAAGTACGCGAAGCTCCATGATCGTAGAACTTATCAACTTCTACGGTACACAATGGATCCTAAAAGCGATTTCAAAACTGTTCACAATGCGATCAAAGAATTTTCTAAACGCATTGAAGCAGCACCAAATGCTCCGGCTGGCCTTCTTGACACTCTAACGCCTATCATTTACCGTTCTGCCTTTTTGGTATACAATCGGAGTCACTTGCCTGCCATTCTACAGTTTTCCAGAACTGACGATAAAGGATTGGGTGCTACAGCTCAGGAGGTCATGAACGAAATTTCCGAAAAGAATCCACAGGTGTTGACTGCAAACATCAAGGAGTTATGCAAGACTCTAGAAGATGAGGCACCAACAGAGACTAAAGAGAATGATCCAGGCACCGTGGCAACTTTGAAAGCATGTGCAGTCTTTGCCAAAAGCAAGACCGAATCGAAATCACTTCCCAAGGATCGCAAGTTTGCTCAAACATTAGTCAGTTATGCATCATTTGGAGCACCACCTCGAGCTGCCAAATATGCGATCACGCTTTTGATGGCTGCCACTGATCGAAAGGAAATGCATGCAAAGGATCTTTTGGAGAAGTCAACAAAGGAGTGGAAGTATGGGGAAGGCCATTTTTTGACCAAGCTGGCAGCGATCAGTCAATTGCAACTGTTATCTCCCAAAATTGCGGATGACTTTAGcgatgaaattcttgaaatcacCACCCAAGAGCTTCTCCTGCAAGTACGAACTCCAGCCAAAGATACCGATCCTAAATGGcagaatgatgatgagctAGACGAAGAATGCCAAGCCAAATGCTGGGCCTTGAAAATTCTAGTCAATAGATTGCGTACGgttgaagaagcagaagtcaAAACTGTTGCGCAACCAGTCTTCAAGGTTCTCAACAAATTGATTGTGGACAATGGAGAGCTTTCGAAGCAGCAGGATACTCCTAGACATCACAAATCTCGTTTGAGGCTATTCGCAGCACAGTTAATGCTCAAGCTCTGCACTACTCCAATTTTTGACGAAATCTTAGCTCCTGCTCAGTTCGACCGCTTATCTTTCGTAGCACAAGATGAACACCCCAATGTCCGAAAGgcttttattgaaaaactaCAAAAGTATTTGGTCAAGGATAAGCTTCCAGATCGTTTTTACACAATCATTTTCTTGACTGCTTTCGAACCCGAAATAAACTTCAAAAACTCAATCATCACATGGATTCGTTCTCGTGCTAAGGTCTTCGTCGACTCCAAGACTATGGTGTTGGAGAAAACTCTGCCACGACTTTTATCGCTATTAGCCCACCACCCTGATTATAGCACTGACCCTGCTGAGCTTATTGATCATGCTCGTTATATACTGTACTATGTGTCTTCTGTTGCCTCAGAAGATAACCTAGGTCTTATTTACAAATATGCTCAAAGTGTCAAGCAAGCTCGAGATGCTATTAACCCAGCTGAATCCGAAAATCTTTACGTTCTAAGTGATCTCACACAAGCTGTGATTCAGAAGTGGGAAGCCAAGAAGGGTTGGACTATGCAATCCTATCCGGCTAAAGTTAGGGTTCCAGCCAAGTTGTTCGGTGCCCTCCAATCTCATAGTATTGCGCAAGAGATTGCAGAAAAGAACTACATACCagaggaattggatgaagaatTAGATAAGTTGGTCAGAAATGCGGATAAGAAGAAGGTATGATTTGCTCACCTCAAATCTCACAATTCTCGCCGTTTACTAATGTTGCTGATAGTCACAAAAACGAAAATCTATCGATGATTCGTCTCTTCCCACAGCTAAGAAACAAAAGTCCGAAGGGAGACCTAAATCTACAGCTtccaagaaagagagagtCATCAAGACTcccaaagcaaagaaaattaaagagCCAAGAACTCCAGCAATCAGCAGCgcagagagaagaaagagcgGAAGAGGCATTGCAAGTGCGAAAAAGAGTTATATTGATAGGGATAGTagcgaggatgaagatgaaatgtTGGAAGGTGTCAGTAAATGGGATTATTTCGATGAAGACGGTAATAGGGTGGAGgctgaggaagaagatgaagaaagtgatGCTGAACAGGAAGAAGATGCTGGCGATgtcgaagaggaagaagaaccGGTACTTAAATCAACAGGCAAGGGAAGGGGGAGATCCAAGACAAAGACACCTCAGAAATCAGCTCGCattgtggaagaagaagcagagcAATCAGATGTCGTTATGGAAGACGAAGTCGAACCACAAGCAGAATCCGAAGCAGAACCTACacctccaaaatccaaacgTGGATCAAGAATAGCATcggcgaagaagaagcaatcaGCCAAGGTAGTTGCCCAGAATGCATCTAGCGCTACACCTCCAGCTCCTGCAAGTGAGGATGAGGCTGAGGTTGAAGGCAATGTTGAAGTAGAGGAAGAACAAGAGGATGTTAATATGGATGATGAACCTGTATCTTCGCCTCCAAAACGCGCTTCTAGATCAACTAAAGCAACACCTAAGACTAAGAAATCGAATGGCAAGAAAGTCGCCCCGCAGGAAGAAGAGGCTGAGGAGGAGGCTCAAGCAGATGTAGACAATGAAGTGGAAGCTGAAGCTGAAGCGGCAGTACCTACTCCTTCTCCTGAACCCGCCAAGTCAAATGCCAGGAATGCTAAAGCGGctggaaggggaagaagtaGTAGGAGAGGTGCGAAAGCAAGTCCGGAGCCAGAAGTTGAAGTCGaagtcgaggaagaagaatctccTAGTGCTGATGCGGATGTAGAAATGgctgaaattgaagaagaaatcgaagaaccTGAACCAAAAACCAACGGCAAGAAAACTCGTGGTGGTAAGAAAACTAAGTTGCCTGTTCAAACGAAGGAGAAACCCGAGAAACAGGTGTCGAAACCGACGAGGAATACTAGGGGAAGAGCTCAGGAGGTTGCAGAGGAAGAGGTCGTTGAGGAggatgtggaagaagaagcaccGGAGGAGGTAGAAGAGGAAGTAGAGGCAGTGGAGGTGAAGGAGAGCGCAAAAGGTGGCAAAGGACGGAAAACCAAGGATGTAGTCGGGAGTGGAAGGAATACGAGGGGAAGAGCCAAGtaattgattcattcaatGGGAGCCCagaagaatgaatggaaatatGGGGAAAGGCGGAGACGCGAGAGgaatgagaagaggagagaaaggaaaagaaaacaaagaaaagtGTTCGGCGTATACCCAGTTTACGAAGCGAAAAGGTTTACTGAATATGTTTATTATATGTGGATATGCGATGCGTCTGTTATTAGCTAGCTGTTgtgtggatgagatgagatgagatgagaggaggagaagtgTGATTTCATGTTTATgtgagatggaaagatggaaataCAATAACAATACAATGCAATAGGATCGTTTTGGGTAAGATGAGTTTAATTTGCTTTGCACAGGTACTTGTTTCGCGTcgtttcaattcaatttgaaagtttctccttcttgtggataggtaggtaggtatacaTGTAGCTAGCTAGTTTTCTAGGTCCTTGGGATTAaatgatctgatctgatacGGATATGATGTGTACCTATGCATCAAAGTAGGATTTTACGTGTCTGTCAATATTTGCAAATGTGGTATGAAATGCatttgattgtgattgtgattgtgattgtatttttcgatttttgaaCGGGGTAGACAGAcgtatggatggatggatggatgtgtgaTTTTGGTTTGTAAGATTTGGttcattgattcattgattcatGCATGCGTATCTAGACTCTAGAGTAAAGTATGTAAGATCCACGCCAATTCTGCATATACCCAGGATATAtcgcttgcttgcttgctttctCGTTTCATTCAATCATGCATTCGTTGATTTGTCAGCGCGTTTTCTCGTGACTTAATATCGAGATAATGTCGAGAGatctccccatccccctACAAGCTTATCCCCTCAGTGCAGACACTCCCCACGAGCCCCTCAAATTGAGCTAGCTCAAGCTCAACCAcccctccctttcccttgCTTTCTgatcctctctcctctttgcCCATTGACCCCATTACCAATTCTCCCACCGCCACTCAAATCACAGACTTCTCCCTCGACAGCGTTAACCctcaatttattcttataattctccCAGAATCCATGTTCGGCATTCGGAATCCACTGTTCAACTCCCCCCTCCGCCTTTCCTGCGTCACCAAATTGtactttctttttgtcttttttattttttccaCCATTTTTACCCGTCTGTTCGAGTTCCAGCGCCGCAAATGGATTGTTTAGTTGCATTGCGTGCCAATTGCCTGGACGATGTCTATCtgcatttccatttgatgTTGGGAAAGCAGAATTGGAGgtaggagagaagagagaagcgCCTCCGGATCCTTCGTCTTCAGAGTCAGAatccgaagaagaaggaatacAGTCATCGCTATAATCATATTTGTAATTATCTTGAGATGGGGGCTGAGAGTCTGATTGTTCGGCATAGAGCTGAGCAGAAAGTTTGACAAGGAGTTCGGCTGTCATCCACTGAATGAAGGATGGAGAGTTAGAATTCTGTcaggaagaaaggaaggatcgcatttttcttttggatgaAAAGAATGTAAATGTGACATAATGGATATCTGGAACTATGAATATGAGAGGTTCGGACTTACACTATCAAAACCTGCTTCGTGAGCATTTCCATTTGTTGCGATATAGTTATTGTGTTTTTCGTGAAGAAGTATGAGTGGCATATGGATTCTTTGAAACTAAGAGTTTACGGGTTAGTTTCATGAGGAATAGAATGAGATTGACTGTGGATTAAAGACATTGAATATCTCCTTATATTCGCACACTGGGAAAAATGAAATCGAAAGACGCATTATACTAACCGGAATCAAAAGCTCTTTAAGGTTAACGCGAGGTTTCATAGCATCGCTATTATACGTAGCAAGATACTTGGTGTCGATAACGAAAGGAAATAGGGAATGAATCTGAGATTGGAAATCTCCCACTCCAGCCGGAAGATCACCAATGAATGTCTTATAGAGAAAACAAAGATCAGTAAAAAGGTTATGACCGACAATGACATGTTGTTTTTCTTTGAGTTTCTTAATAACTTTTGTAAGCTCTGCCTCAAGAGTAGCATGTGAAGAATCGACACTGTCAGGTTGGGCGTTCTCATCATGCTTATATGACCACATTGGATCGATACCTATCAAGTCGCCGCCACAAAGTGCTTCGAAGATGAATCTTGCTCCAGATTGAGTGGCGATTCGCTGgttgaatttcttcaattgctcGATTTTAAACTATGCACTATCAGTAAAGTAGAACATCAAGTCTCCAatgaaaaaggagaaattgtCGTAGAACCATTCAGTAGCAAATGCAATAACGGGATtaaagaaattggaagaacATGCCCTTGCTTCTCTGTCAtgatcaa is part of the Botrytis cinerea B05.10 chromosome 13, complete sequence genome and harbors:
- the Bcpds5 gene encoding Bcpds5, whose amino-acid sequence is MAPRRGAIESPEPEEPSASLVFNEALSWRAGKPIATETLLKRLKKLASELRDMDQEEIDKSSLTVVAKELAAQNLLNHKDNGVRAWTACCLVDILKLCAPDAPYTSSQVKNIFTFFVGIILPALANPSHPYNTEHKYVLSSLSEVKSIVLMTDLPNAEDLMLHLFSTFFDICSGSLKSSTDEQISKDVEYNMSQCLVTLVDEAPVVGAPVIDIIVAQFLRAATPGGGKGKHGAKADDKQSTLLLKDLPEAYNMAKTICNDCSDKMSRYVSQYFNDVMMEVSTSGGKSNGHRKDDADSDGDDAPTGPSDQDLKELEKAHRLLRELWRASPSVLQNVIPQVEAELSAENIQLRLLATETLGDIISGIGAAGPPPLPNMDPAAYPPVRLDDYPVTPITSILVKPSSPQSFSQTHPSVWHSFIGRKNDKSPIIRSAWTTAIGRILVTEAGGIGLNREDEVALVKSLAEKLNDPDEKVRIAAVKAVASFNLVDIMEKLVPNGPVVKSGSVLSNLADRARDRKPAVRAEAMTTLGTIWGVATGEIAAGNEIVIASLGAIPSRIFEGFFANDLELNVVLDHVMFEQLLPLTYPPSKAKISKNGASQSQLSSDEPFDADKIRAERILLLVRSLDPKPKKAFFAIQARTKSYSDVLAAYIKKCEDFNGGVTEGDAADVKQKLGAVIEYLLQFLPDPLRTSQDLHKYAKLHDRRTYQLLRYTMDPKSDFKTVHNAIKEFSKRIEAAPNAPAGLLDTLTPIIYRSAFLVYNRSHLPAILQFSRTDDKGLGATAQEVMNEISEKNPQVLTANIKELCKTLEDEAPTETKENDPGTVATLKACAVFAKSKTESKSLPKDRKFAQTLVSYASFGAPPRAAKYAITLLMAATDRKEMHAKDLLEKSTKEWKYGEGHFLTKLAAISQLQLLSPKIADDFSDEILEITTQELLLQVRTPAKDTDPKWQNDDELDEECQAKCWALKILVNRLRTVEEAEVKTVAQPVFKVLNKLIVDNGELSKQQDTPRHHKSRLRLFAAQLMLKLCTTPIFDEILAPAQFDRLSFVAQDEHPNVRKAFIEKLQKYLVKDKLPDRFYTIIFLTAFEPEINFKNSIITWIRSRAKVFVDSKTMVLEKTLPRLLSLLAHHPDYSTDPAELIDHARYILYYVSSVASEDNLGLIYKYAQSVKQARDAINPAESENLYVLSDLTQAVIQKWEAKKGWTMQSYPAKVRVPAKLFGALQSHSIAQEIAEKNYIPEELDEELDKLVRNADKKKSQKRKSIDDSSLPTAKKQKSEGRPKSTASKKERVIKTPKAKKIKEPRTPAISSAERRKSGRGIASAKKSYIDRDSSEDEDEMLEGVSKWDYFDEDGNRVEAEEEDEESDAEQEEDAGDVEEEEEPVLKSTGKGRGRSKTKTPQKSARIVEEEAEQSDVVMEDEVEPQAESEAEPTPPKSKRGSRIASAKKKQSAKVVAQNASSATPPAPASEDEAEVEGNVEVEEEQEDVNMDDEPVSSPPKRASRSTKATPKTKKSNGKKVAPQEEEAEEEAQADVDNEVEAEAEAAVPTPSPEPAKSNARNAKAAGRGRSSRRGAKASPEPEVEVEVEEEESPSADADVEMAEIEEEIEEPEPKTNGKKTRGGKKTKLPVQTKEKPEKQVSKPTRNTRGRAQEVAEEEVVEEDVEEEAPEEVEEEVEAVEVKESAKGGKGRKTKDVVGSGRNTRGRAK